From a region of the Triticum aestivum cultivar Chinese Spring chromosome 7D, IWGSC CS RefSeq v2.1, whole genome shotgun sequence genome:
- the LOC123166266 gene encoding small polypeptide DEVIL 4-like, which produces MKLMGSRRSGGGLSRSLKEHRARLYIIQRCVVMLLRWHD; this is translated from the coding sequence ATGAAGCTTATGGGGAGCCGGAGGAGTGGAGGAGGCCTGAGCAGGAGCCTCAAGGAGCACAGGGCCAGGCTCTACATCATCCAGCGCTGCGTCGTCATGCTCCTGCGCTGGCACGACTGA